The following is a genomic window from Chryseobacterium sp. StRB126.
GAACTTAACAGCTCCCTTTTTTCCAGTTTTTATTTGTTTAAAAATTTGCATTGCTTCTATTTATTTTTTGCAAAAATACTATTTATTTTTTATTCTGAGAAAATTGATTTGAAAAGTATCTTCTTTCTAATCAAAATTTAAGATCAAAATTTTTAATTATTTAGGCAGTGGCAACGTCTCAAAATCACCACGCAGAAGTGCTAGCTGCAGTTCATTGTTCAAATCTGTTGAAGACAGCTGAAGATCTATTTTTAATTTGGCAAGTTTACTTAGTGTCTGTATCTGCGTAAACAGTTCATAAAAACCAAACGACATTACCTTTCCGTTTTCAATAATTAAAAATAATTTCTCACCTAATCTTCTTCCGGTTCCCAACCAAAGTTCATTTCTTTTTCTGAATTCTATTGTTTGTTTCAATACCTCTACATCATTGTATTCTTCCTGAGCACCAATAAACTGAACCGCTTTTGTCCCTTGAGTAAATGATCTGAATTTCAGGATCGGTTTTTCAGTTTTATTCAGTTTGTTTTTTTCAACAACGTATTTATTGTTTCTGAAATAAAGACCGAATGGCAAAACTTCTTTTTTCTTAACATTTTTAGAATTCAGGATCAGCTTAGCAATAATATCCGTTCCGGCAAGCTCGAAATTGATTTGCTCAACACCCTTTTGAACCTGTTCCCATTTTTTGGACTTGGAATTGAATACTTTTTTGGAAAACTTATTGATATCCTGAACATAATCTGAGAAGATGATCCTTCCGCTCTCATCCTGAAAATACACAAATCCTTTATCGTTCGGAAGATCCTGTGTCAGGAGCTTGATCTTATTGATATAGGTTTTCGCATTGGTTTCATCGTGCTGTTTTTGAATAATCTCGTTCTCAGTATCTTTTGATACTAAAAGTTTAAACAGCTCCAGCGTTGCTCTGGCATCTCCGTCGGCTCTATGATGATTAGTCAAAGGAATCCCCAGTGATTTCACCAATTTACCCAAAGAATAACTTACTTCATCAGGAATTAGTTTTTTAGCTAGAGGAATTGTATCTAAAGTATTGATGTTAAAATCATAACCAAGCCTTTTAAACGATTGGCGAAGCATTCTGTAGTCGAAATCAATATTATGCCCTACCAATGTTGTGTTTTGGGTAATTTCAATAACTCTTTTGGCTATTTCATGAAATTTAGGAGCCGTTTTCACCATTTTTGGTGTGATACTGGTCAGCTTTTGTACAAAAGGAGTAATGTCTCCTTCCGGATTGACAAGGGATATAAACTGATCTGTAATTTTCTGCCCGTCATATCTGTAAATGGCGATATCTATAATGCATTCATTTCTATAACCTGCACCATTACTTTCTATGTCTATAATTGAATACATTGATTTCTATTAACTGCTGTGTTTATTATTAAAAGTTTTAGCTCTTTAATCCGATATTCTTTTCCCATCAGTAAGATAACCTGCTAAAATAGTAAAAAATATATCAAAACAAGTACCCAAAAAGCTTACCACTTAGGCACTAATATATAAATTTATTTCAATTTTTTGATTTTTGCGGTATAAGTTATTGCATTTCCAGTACTTCTATTCTTATTAAGTCCACCAATAATTATTTCGTTATTTGGAGTGATTCCCATAGCGCTTATATTTTCAAAAAAGTCATTAGGATTATCATCTTCCATATCGGAGAATACGCCGTCATTCTGGATACTGAAACTGGTATCTAAAGTACCATTCATATTTAATCTTATAACATATCCGTCGTTATCTATGAATAACTTTCTACGCTTTCCTGCAATCAACAGTTTATTATCACCCTGAACTGTAACAGAATAAAATTTCGTATCTGAATCTGCAGAATTGTAAGCATATTCGAAAATACCTCCATTGCCATATGATGTATCTAAAACACCTGTTGAGTTATATTTTTCTACGAGCAAAGTAGTATTGAAATTTTCATTTTTTTCTCTAATAATATAGACATTATTTAAATTATCCAGAACAACTTTCTTAAAACCAGAAGCTGAATTTGGAGAAAGAATTTCTACAGTTCCCATATTTCCGAAGCCTGCTACCGGATTCCCATCAAGATTGTATTGTTTAATGATTTTTTTATCCGTTGTAAAATCAATGGTTACAATTCTTTGAGTGCTTATGTCTACTTTAGTCAAATCAGCATCATATGAACCGTATTCTGAAATAACAGGGATATATTTGTTATTATTAGCAAATGAACCATCAATGGTTCCGTCTAAGTTATATTTGCACATTGCAGGACTTGAAAACTGAGTACCATATGAGGAATAATAGGCATACATTTTATTCTTTGAAGGGGAATAAATAATTTTATTGATATACCTCTGATCCGCACCTGTCAGGTTCTCAAATTGAAAATTATCTATAATTTTTCCATTATCATCTAAAATAACACTGTAACGCTGAGTATTGGTTCCATACACAAAAACATTGGCTACAACTTTGTTGTTGGGCAATATATCAAATTCACTTGTCCCCATTCCGGTAAAAGTTCCATTAATTCCGAAAGATACATCAGGCGTGCCGTTGCTCAGGTATCTTTTCAGCTGGTTCTGGTACAATACATAGATTTTCCCATCTTGTCTTACTTTAATGTTTTTTATCTCTGTGGCATAAGAAGAGCCACATTCAGAAGGAATTGCAGTCATACCATCTCCCAGCTTATTAAACTGAGTATAATTTCCGGTTGCTTCTCTGCAAAACCAATTGCCATACATTGTCATTGGACTCGTAAAGTTCCCTGCCGGCAAAACATCAAAAGCTCCACCAATCAGATAATCATCATAATAACTTAAGGTATTAACCGCCGGGCCATTAGCAAAAGTGCTCCCATCAGAATCAAATTCCCGATATAAAACATCTTTATATATCCCCGGCCTTTTATATCCTATTGCATAAATAATTTCCTGATTGCTTAAGTTTACCTTAGCATCTACATGATTTATTACATCTTCTTTAGTTCCTTCATCATAAGTAACTTTTCCTGCTCCACCAAAAGAGGTATCAAAACTACCATCTGCATTTAGCCTTACCAAAGCCGCATCAATATTAGAGAGTGTTCTTGTACAGGAGCCTCCCAGCATAATTTTACCATTATATAGAATTTTCATCACATTCAACTGGTCATTTTGGCCAAAGAAATCTATAGTTTTAATGCCATTAGTCCCAAAAGAAGCATCATAAGTTCCATCAGGATTCAGTCTTGCAATAAAGA
Proteins encoded in this region:
- a CDS encoding delta-60 repeat domain-containing protein; protein product: MKRNLQLFLFLGISQLAFSQQGILDSSFGLGQFSYVENDNEKQILTAIEYTNDTVFAAGYAGPGADVSFPNAEGRFVYKDRFFYYNGKNHNKAFVSIGDEGSRANAIKHYGAYVYLAGYSKDKKNKSIAVVKILAKEAKLDPSQKFNRDSKVITDFTDDDEAHTIDIKNNKIWVGGKAGNKSVIVRYNLANGYVDKTFNQKGFIFYPIGTQSEIKSLKILSDDKILIAGTTNNGSQTDFFIARLNPDGTYDASFGTNGIKTIDFFGQNDQLNVMKILYNGKIMLGGSCTRTLSNIDAALVRLNADGSFDTSFGGAGKVTYDEGTKEDVINHVDAKVNLSNQEIIYAIGYKRPGIYKDVLYREFDSDGSTFANGPAVNTLSYYDDYLIGGAFDVLPAGNFTSPMTMYGNWFCREATGNYTQFNKLGDGMTAIPSECGSSYATEIKNIKVRQDGKIYVLYQNQLKRYLSNGTPDVSFGINGTFTGMGTSEFDILPNNKVVANVFVYGTNTQRYSVILDDNGKIIDNFQFENLTGADQRYINKIIYSPSKNKMYAYYSSYGTQFSSPAMCKYNLDGTIDGSFANNNKYIPVISEYGSYDADLTKVDISTQRIVTIDFTTDKKIIKQYNLDGNPVAGFGNMGTVEILSPNSASGFKKVVLDNLNNVYIIREKNENFNTTLLVEKYNSTGVLDTSYGNGGIFEYAYNSADSDTKFYSVTVQGDNKLLIAGKRRKLFIDNDGYVIRLNMNGTLDTSFSIQNDGVFSDMEDDNPNDFFENISAMGITPNNEIIIGGLNKNRSTGNAITYTAKIKKLK
- a CDS encoding PolC-type DNA polymerase III yields the protein MYSIIDIESNGAGYRNECIIDIAIYRYDGQKITDQFISLVNPEGDITPFVQKLTSITPKMVKTAPKFHEIAKRVIEITQNTTLVGHNIDFDYRMLRQSFKRLGYDFNINTLDTIPLAKKLIPDEVSYSLGKLVKSLGIPLTNHHRADGDARATLELFKLLVSKDTENEIIQKQHDETNAKTYINKIKLLTQDLPNDKGFVYFQDESGRIIFSDYVQDINKFSKKVFNSKSKKWEQVQKGVEQINFELAGTDIIAKLILNSKNVKKKEVLPFGLYFRNNKYVVEKNKLNKTEKPILKFRSFTQGTKAVQFIGAQEEYNDVEVLKQTIEFRKRNELWLGTGRRLGEKLFLIIENGKVMSFGFYELFTQIQTLSKLAKLKIDLQLSSTDLNNELQLALLRGDFETLPLPK